One segment of Gemmatimonadota bacterium DNA contains the following:
- a CDS encoding RagB/SusD family nutrient uptake outer membrane protein, with amino-acid sequence MNRTLRAMLAGTATVLCAGLAGCTDPTVSPSSTVTEENIFKDPASYQAFLAKIYAGFSTTGQQGPAGNKDIQTISDEGFSQYMRLYWEHQELSSDEAVLAWGDGAVQEFNGQAWGSSNDFLGAMFARIYLEVGWTNEFLKQTTDGLLTERGVSAGLKAQIQQFRAEARFLRALAYWHGVDLFGPIPVVTVNNPTPPKQNTRQEVYDFIVSELIAIQPDLPSAGAGTYGRATKEAASMLLAKVYMNAEVYTGTPHYDLALAELSNVIAGPFSLDPSYDHLFQADNHTSPEIIFPIVQDGIHSKSYGGTTFLIHASCGNAMDPADYGVDGCWWGLRLKPEAYNRSVGDPRAAFFYNDTTTQSIAIASLTNFANGIPAPKFTNIKSTGGQGSDAAFPDTDFPMFRLGDAYLMYAEAVLRGGGGNSGTALGYVNALRQRAYGDNSGDITLGQMDLQFILDERGRELLWEGHRRTDLVRYGQFTGGTYIWSWKGNVQAGTSTPDHLNLYPIPASQLSANPNLTQNPGY; translated from the coding sequence ATGAATCGCACGTTACGCGCGATGCTCGCCGGAACCGCCACCGTGCTCTGCGCGGGGCTGGCCGGCTGCACCGACCCGACGGTTTCGCCGTCCAGCACGGTGACCGAAGAGAACATCTTCAAGGACCCGGCCTCGTACCAGGCCTTCCTGGCCAAGATCTACGCCGGGTTCTCGACCACCGGCCAGCAGGGCCCGGCCGGCAACAAGGACATCCAGACGATCAGCGACGAGGGCTTCTCCCAGTACATGCGGCTCTACTGGGAACACCAGGAGCTCTCGAGCGACGAGGCGGTGCTGGCCTGGGGTGACGGAGCCGTGCAGGAGTTCAACGGCCAGGCCTGGGGCTCCAGCAACGACTTCCTGGGGGCGATGTTCGCCCGGATCTACCTGGAGGTGGGGTGGACCAACGAGTTCCTGAAGCAGACCACGGACGGGCTGCTGACGGAGCGCGGGGTGAGCGCCGGCCTCAAGGCGCAGATCCAGCAGTTCCGGGCCGAGGCGCGCTTCCTCCGGGCGCTGGCGTACTGGCACGGGGTGGACCTGTTCGGGCCGATCCCGGTGGTGACGGTGAACAACCCGACGCCCCCCAAGCAGAACACCCGGCAGGAGGTGTACGACTTCATCGTGAGCGAGCTGATCGCGATCCAGCCGGACCTCCCGTCGGCGGGCGCGGGCACCTACGGCCGCGCCACGAAGGAGGCGGCGTCCATGCTGCTCGCCAAGGTGTACATGAACGCCGAGGTCTACACCGGCACGCCGCACTACGACCTGGCGCTGGCCGAACTCAGCAACGTGATCGCCGGGCCGTTCTCCCTGGATCCGAGCTACGACCACCTGTTCCAGGCGGACAACCACACCTCCCCGGAGATCATCTTCCCGATCGTCCAGGACGGGATCCACAGCAAGAGCTACGGCGGCACCACGTTCCTGATCCACGCCTCCTGTGGCAACGCGATGGACCCGGCCGACTACGGGGTGGACGGCTGCTGGTGGGGGCTGCGGCTCAAGCCCGAGGCGTACAACCGCTCGGTGGGCGATCCGCGTGCCGCGTTCTTCTACAACGACACGACGACCCAGTCGATCGCCATCGCGAGCCTGACGAACTTCGCCAACGGCATCCCGGCGCCCAAGTTCACCAACATCAAGTCAACCGGCGGCCAGGGCTCGGACGCGGCCTTCCCGGACACCGACTTCCCGATGTTCCGCCTGGGTGACGCCTACCTGATGTACGCCGAGGCGGTGCTGCGCGGCGGCGGCGGGAACAGCGGCACGGCGCTGGGCTACGTCAACGCCCTGCGGCAGCGGGCGTACGGCGACAACAGCGGCGACATCACCCTCGGCCAGATGGACCTCCAGTTCATCCTGGATGAGCGGGGCCGGGAGCTGCTGTGGGAAGGTCACCGCCGCACCGACCTGGTCCGCTACGGGCAGTTCACCGGCGGGACGTACATCTGGTCGTGGAAGGGGAACGTGCAGGCCGGCACCTCGACGCCGGACCACCTGAACCTGTACCCGATCCCGGCCTCCCAGCTGTCGGCCAACCCGAACCTGACGCAGAACCCGGGCTACTAG
- a CDS encoding alpha-amylase family protein — protein MTPAPRPFRTGLLALALVACGDGPTDAHGNPNPPPPRPTVPATWRASGHMAAGDVMVHLFDWRWADIATECENVLGPSGFRAVQVSPPQEHSIVPTHDWSERYQPVSYSLARSRSGTEADFTDMVARCHAVGVDIIVDAVINHMTNFPSPGTGSNGTAYSKYDYPGLYTQADFHPPCTVGNYQSAANVQDCELFSLPDLATDRPGVRRAIADYLLALARMGVAGYRVDAAKHIQQADLDAILDTVNVTLQGEGRPLPYVYLEVSGASGEAIGEGDYFGIGYSSGGAADITEFTFLGTGNKFLGTNGEHVSQLNPAGPAGSQFSELAWGIMPTGKALVFLQNHDTQHGCGLDYRDGDVFRLANVWMLAEPYGYPLVLSSFAFSCPGGNSMGPPSDADGWTLPVTCAGSLEAAAIGQWVCEHRDPAIRSMVAFRRAVAGTGVTHWWDNGANAIAFARGTLGFVAINREVDSLQVALPTGLVPGTYCDRLTGGRTGASCAGASLVVDSTGSAPVLLAPMRAVAVDTGTKL, from the coding sequence ATGACCCCTGCACCTCGCCCCTTCCGCACCGGGCTGCTGGCCCTGGCCCTCGTGGCCTGCGGCGACGGGCCCACCGATGCCCACGGCAACCCCAACCCGCCGCCCCCCCGCCCCACCGTGCCGGCCACCTGGCGCGCCAGCGGCCACATGGCCGCCGGCGACGTGATGGTGCACCTCTTCGACTGGCGCTGGGCCGACATCGCCACGGAGTGCGAGAACGTGCTCGGCCCGTCGGGCTTCCGGGCCGTGCAGGTCTCGCCGCCGCAGGAACACAGCATCGTCCCCACCCACGACTGGAGCGAGCGCTACCAGCCGGTGAGCTACAGCCTGGCCCGCAGCCGCTCCGGCACCGAGGCCGACTTCACGGACATGGTGGCCAGGTGCCATGCGGTGGGCGTGGACATCATCGTGGATGCGGTGATCAACCACATGACCAACTTCCCGAGCCCCGGCACGGGGAGTAACGGCACCGCCTACAGCAAGTACGACTATCCCGGCCTCTACACCCAGGCCGACTTCCACCCGCCCTGCACGGTGGGCAACTACCAGAGCGCGGCGAACGTCCAGGACTGCGAGCTGTTCTCGCTGCCGGACCTGGCGACCGACCGGCCCGGCGTGCGGCGGGCCATCGCCGACTACCTGCTGGCCCTGGCCCGGATGGGCGTGGCCGGCTACCGCGTCGACGCCGCCAAGCACATCCAGCAGGCGGACCTCGACGCCATCCTCGACACCGTCAACGTGACCCTGCAGGGCGAGGGCCGTCCCCTGCCCTACGTGTACCTCGAGGTGAGCGGCGCCTCGGGCGAGGCGATCGGCGAGGGCGACTACTTCGGGATCGGTTACTCCTCGGGCGGGGCGGCCGACATCACCGAGTTCACCTTCCTGGGCACCGGGAACAAGTTCCTGGGGACGAACGGCGAGCATGTGTCGCAGCTCAACCCGGCCGGGCCGGCGGGATCGCAGTTCTCGGAGCTGGCCTGGGGCATCATGCCGACCGGCAAGGCGCTGGTGTTCCTGCAGAACCACGACACCCAGCACGGCTGCGGGCTCGACTACCGCGACGGCGACGTGTTCCGGCTGGCCAACGTCTGGATGCTGGCCGAGCCGTACGGCTACCCGCTGGTGCTCTCGAGCTTTGCGTTCAGCTGCCCCGGGGGAAACAGCATGGGGCCGCCGTCGGACGCGGACGGCTGGACCCTGCCGGTGACCTGCGCCGGCAGCCTGGAGGCCGCCGCGATCGGGCAGTGGGTGTGCGAACACCGGGACCCGGCGATCCGCTCGATGGTGGCATTCCGGCGGGCCGTGGCCGGCACCGGCGTGACCCACTGGTGGGACAACGGCGCCAACGCGATCGCCTTTGCACGGGGCACACTGGGCTTCGTGGCCATCAACCGCGAGGTCGACAGCCTGCAGGTGGCCCTGCCCACCGGACTGGTACCCGGTACCTACTGCGACCGGTTGACCGGCGGCCGGACCGGCGCCAGCTGCGCGGGAGCGAGCCTCGTGGTGGATTCCACGGGGTCGGCGCCGGTGCTCCTGGCCCCGATGCGGGCGGTGGCGGTGGACACGGGGACGAAGCTCTGA